The region AGAgatctgctgggagcagcctcgAGGCTGAGGAGATTAAAAAAGATGGGATGCTGTGCTCCTCAGAGACTGCTGTCCTGAACCgcctcagcagagctgaacGGGAGTGAAAGAGCCAGTCAGTCACAGCTGCTTTGGGCATGCAGCTACATGGGACACACCAAGTATTAAAGCTactctttccttttacatcaaTAAATAGTAGTTAGTATGCTTTgtggaacaacaaaaaaaaattacagcaagtagtttaaaaacaataatttaatgGATTTTAAGAACCTAATGCCTTTCTTGCAAGAGTTGTGGTTCATGGTGTTATTTTCTTGTGCCACTGTCAGTGACTTTGCTTGCTGCTATCGTGTCCTGTCCACGTACAAGTGCCAAAGGTACAAATTCTTTCTGAAGGGTACAAACTGAGAGAGCTGCTTTAACATACAGCAAGCTGTCAGAGGAAAACCAGACAAAAACACCAGGCCTGGCTTACTCACTGATTTTCAAGACTGGAGCATCTTGAAGCTCCAATATTCCTTTGTACTATCCACCTTGAAAAGGTTTTTCCATGAAATTAGTCCTCGAAAccatgtctctgctgctcttcaaaGCCACATGTGCTTCCTTGTTGGAACAGAATGAGTTTGATTTAACTGCTAgagaaatcagtatttttagGTGTGTTTAAGGCTGAAAGGCTACGGAGAACTGGCTGGTGTGGAAAAGAGGGAGCTGTCCCAAGGTAAGAAGGAAGCACACGTGCGGGAACCACAGTAGCAAGGTTTTCTCAGGCTGTTCTCTTCCTCCAGAGGTTTGTGttctctgctggctcctggtgAATTATGGAATCTTCCAGAGTAATCGTATGaaagttcctctccagcagAAATATCAGCGGCTGCAAAAAGCGCCAGTTTGGGCACCATGGAGTCAACTCTCACTGGCACCATGAAGAGATTGGGTTCACAGGAGTGGTTCAGGAACCTGCCCACGTTCCCGATGCGGGTGGGATCCACGAAGGTCTCCATGACCCGCCCGTCGTGCAGGTGCTCCCTCACTGCTATGATGTAGTTTGGCTCCTGTGGGCTCTGGGCCTGGATCCTCCTCTGGGCCTCAGCAAAGCCCAGCACCTCCCCAGCATACTCGCACACGAAGCTGCCCCTGGGGACGGGCTCCAGCGCGCGcaccccccagcccttcctctgcGTGCGGAACACCTGCAGCCGCAGCTGCAGCCCCCGCTGCACCAGCCTGTTCTGGCAGccctccccacagcagcacaggctgttgCACTCAAACACGGGCCTGGAGAAGGGCTGCTCgtgctgctctggcagcccGAGGCGCGGGCTGCTGCAGTTGTGCCCGCGGCTCAGGCAGGGGCACTCGGCAGCCGCGCAGGAGCTGCTGCGGCACGAGCAGCCCGGGAAGGTGACTTCAGTGGGGTCCAGCTCTCCGTCGGCTCCGGCCACGCTGTCGGGGCTGTACTGCAGAGAGAACAGCAGTCAAAGCCTTGGCAGCAAGCACTGCTCGAAACCAGAACGTTAAAAAAGCTTGTGTCTGTAAATGGCCGAGCCCAGAACAAAAATCACGAACGCTTCGCTTTTCTGTAAACTTCCAACTCAAACTTGtctgaaatgtttaaaagaatACAAATCAGATATTCCATATAGACCAAAACCCAACTGATAGTCTCATTAGTGCCTGAATTTCTCAAAATAGCCCCCTGGCCACAAAAAATgcttagcagaaaaaaatcagctcgTTAGACTCTGCTAGGTACCATTTTCATTTATAGTGATActaaagatatttatttatgcatGTATTTATTTGCAGAATTATCAAAGTATTGTTAAAGTAGTTCTGCCCACACTTCAAAATGCTCAATAAGTTACTTCTAAGGTTAATCTATAGCTCTTCAAGCCACAGAATTTCAAACACACAATTATGTTAAAAATGAAGATACTTCCAATGTATCTCTTCAACTTGTTGTATCCACACTTCCTCCTAGTTCTGCTAGAAAATCATATCCTCAAAATTACACTGATGCCCCCAGCAGGTGAATGGTTATAGAACCACGGAGCgttgcaaaacaaaacctgatAGAAACTGCTACATTTGGAAACCAAGATACAAGGACAGCCACGGGTGTATTTCCACTCCCTTCTCAGCATTCAGCTTTATTTAGAAGCCTGGAGGATGTGCTATCACTAAATATTCCATTTCACAGCAGCTTGTACCCGGCGGTTCGGGGTGTTGTGAAACATGACAGTAAATCTgcaagtttcttttttaaataagcatCAGCTTCTCAGTCACTCGGCTTTATTCAAAACCAAGTTTAATGTTCCTCAACCACCATTTCGGTAAAATACGGGCACACCACGCAATTCAGGGAGATTTGGGTCTACAAGGATCACAGCTTAATTTTTCCTCAAGGCTTATTAGAAGCTTCTCCAATCTGGTTTGTATAGACTCTCTGATACCACTGAAGCAAATTCCTGGGCatcctggagtgacaggacaagcaGGAACAGATACAAACTAAAAGACAgcagatttagattagatattcGGGGTaaatcttccctgtgagggtggggaggccctggcacaggttgcccgGAGAAGCAGCGGCTGCCGCATCGCCGGCGGTGTGCAAGGCCCGGCCGGAGGGGCCTGCAGagagaggtgtccctgcagagggaggtgtccctgcagagggagctgtccctgccccgctctctccccgctgtccccgccccGGTACCTGGAAGGCCGGCGGGGCCTCCCCGGGCGGCCACAGCGCCACGGCCACGGCCTCGCTGCCGCCGCTCAGATCCGCCATGTCggcgccccgcccccgccgccagAGCCCGCACCCATTGGCTGCGCGGGGCCGGTGCCGCTCGCTGATTGGGTAGGGGAAGTGATTGACTGCTCGGCGAGAGGGCGGTGCCGTGTGGCACGGTCCCACCCTCAGCGGGGCGGGCGCTGTGAGggagccgcggccccgcccgcccccgtCCCACACCGGCCCCGCTCCCGTTCCACACGgatcccggccccgctcccgtcCCAcaccggccccgctcccgctcccgtcCCACACCGGCCCCGCTCCCGTCCCACACCGGCCCCGCTCCCGTCCCAcaccggccccgctcccgctcccgtcCCACACCGGCCCCGCTCCCGTTCCACACCGATCCCGGCCCCCGTCCCACACCGGCCCCGCTCCCGTTCCGCACCGGCCCCGCTCCCGTTCCACACCGGCCCCGCCCCCGTTCCACACCGGCCCCGCTCCCGTTCCGCACCGGCCCCGCTCCCGTTCCAcaccggccccgctcccgctccaCACCGGCCCCGCTCCCGTTCCACATCGATCTCGGCCCCGCCCCCGTCCCACACCGGCCCCACTCCCGCTCCCGTCCCATACCGGCCCCGCTCCGGTTCCACACCGGCCCCGCCCCCGTCCCACACCGGCCCCGCTCCGGTTCCACACCGATCCCGGCCCCCGTTCCAcaccggccccgctcccgcccccgTCCCACACCgatcccggccccgctcccgttccaggccggccccgctccggtcCCGCCCCGCTCCCGTTCCAcaccggccccgctcccgccccggtTCCTCTCCCGTTCCACACCGGCCCCGCTCCGGTTCCACACCGATCCCGGCCCCCGTCCCACACCGGCCCCGCTCCCATTCCACACCgatcccggccccgctcccgttCCACACCGATCCCGGCCCTGCTCCCGTTCCACACCGGCCCCGCCCCCGTTCCACaccgctcccggccccgctctCGCCCCGTTCCACACCGATCCCGGCCAGTCCCCGTTCCAcaccggccccgctcccgctcctGTTCCACACCgatcccggccccgctcccgttccaggccggccccgctccggtcCCGCCCCGCTCCCGTTCCAcaccggccccgctcccgccccggtTCCCCTCCCGCTCCACACCGGCCCGGTCCCGTCCCCGCCCCGGTCCCACTCCCGCCCCGGTTCCCCTCCCGCTCCACACCGACCCCGTCCCGTCCCCGCCCCGGTCCCACTCCCGCCCCGGTTCCCCTCCCGCTCCACACCGGCCCGGTCCCGCACAGGGACGCAGCCGCCCTCGGCTGGGTGCGGGGAAATGCCGAGGCACCAGCTCCGCTCCCTCCCTACCGAGGCTGCGCCTCCAAACCGCGCTGTCGCTTCGTGCGGTGCGTGTGGAGCGCTCGCATCCATGGCCAGTGTTAATCGCAAACCACGGAGCTGCGTTAATTCCTCACGTGGCGCTCAGTCCTTGCTTATTTTGAAGGTGTTCGGGTCtgcaagtttgtttttttttttaaaaaaaaaaaaaaagatcccgAGCCCTCGTGCAGCTGAGGCAGTGCCACATGCTCCTGTCCTGCAGATGGGAACAGCCATGGCCATTGCTAAAAATAGGTTAGAAACTGTTATAAAACAGTTAATAATTGTTGAGCATGTACTGctaaaaaattgtttattatATTGTAAAGGGGATAAAAGGGTAGttaaaagaaatacagtacTCAATGCACTGTTTTCCACCTAAAGTGAACCACTCCCCAGGCGAActgagccagcctggacagaactgtaatgggccaATAAAGCACCTTaaaccttcatgcaaatgaaggatcccAACAGAAACCAATCCAAAGGAACAagaacaggataaaaagggggCATCCGTGTTgctattggacacgaaatgagcacacagaagcttggtaagttcaagagagaaaaaagagctaattttatttctgaccttgcagtatatagaattccaaaagcgACAGTGGATTGGgggatgaaattgccacctctccaaccacactggtcaaaccaacatccatcaattctctccccccacaaagaagaatgcaaaacaatcattatttacctGAACAAtgcgtgagaactccagtagaaatatgtaaacatcagaagtcATGGAAAACTCTTAAAAGAGctttaaaactttcagaagagctataaaagaaaacttaacacttttaaaagtcAGGGCAAC is a window of Vidua macroura isolate BioBank_ID:100142 chromosome 13, ASM2450914v1, whole genome shotgun sequence DNA encoding:
- the LOC128813868 gene encoding histone-lysine N-methyltransferase SETMAR, producing the protein MADLSGGSEAVAVALWPPGEAPPAFQYSPDSVAGADGELDPTEVTFPGCSCRSSSCAAAECPCLSRGHNCSSPRLGLPEQHEQPFSRPVFECNSLCCCGEGCQNRLVQRGLQLRLQVFRTQRKGWGVRALEPVPRGSFVCEYAGEVLGFAEAQRRIQAQSPQEPNYIIAVREHLHDGRVMETFVDPTRIGNVGRFLNHSCEPNLFMVPVRVDSMVPKLALFAAADISAGEELSYDYSGRFHNSPGASREHKPLEEENSLRKPCYCGSRTCASFLPWDSSLFSTPASSP